A section of the Pochonia chlamydosporia 170 chromosome 2, whole genome shotgun sequence genome encodes:
- a CDS encoding RasGAP group protein (similar to Sordaria macrospora k-hell XP_003350697.1), with amino-acid sequence MNSDAVLVGCLVDRIASRLPHHTGSTGKTFYEDDILKITKATLVDLSRTAIGIVIESLLGLLEDLARPFPAVASHPSHILQSELYILSLVADSCTANWNWTTGKDLAVPDTCPSRLEPGLVNRVFDVLKHLLEPIPDDYILPAQTLLDQVPDRNFCVPRPDGMPTQSSNKQLVEAECLLDCLVEFDAHIKVVIEYVTASNWSAAFDYVRNTIYSIRTTTFPDGSLANQTHTQDVDASALVTLRLLSFFWIDSTKLGYIIQEICSSYLHFRKSCQCTVAVVLPLLVSRWIDRSPHDFVRLHSHHKRLDGGGDTLFDMTQTGIDNGRRRAVLYPLQITLLLLLPDVFEVASNLREAKSNSLIKKVSFLDNLRKGLRNGNERAAYCLVSLLRVARHFEAESDSALVSYAMDVQDEVRDSVFSLSQSSIATPQFEQDMVTGAFVSLAHLGLDGSVETLTKICISSLAPDSFKIAVIQACSYFARQTQTGKYSELHANVLRLIQSEFESECLNFPRPRNETPKSGNRKILEILRYLEVSPGPLIREVSGEAGDMVFLKPFMFCVLSRDQSIRHLATEVANRLFARNTGSLGGLQPEIREGSEQLGETLWRRSSSILLELCEEVEEDTNLATVTQLREFLMARSALLKGMPVLSNVPMDVPNIHLASSKVETALLLSICSPNIAVCQAATLCISLLVEECSQVGEYSDSANSISSTHRNQFAYQELSSPAFHFTGLVAFQKRMRGFLRQFRLPTRGIVDAWEIAFNRWIHLSKEVSLATADGIDDKILSEWRNLSGFLASLGGVCTYGYASKLDEAIGDLKWIDRVFSENHEEALLTRFLKLSIQLLGCNNIKVREAMREVLSTEVSSVLYPSLFKALESELEVLLAGVLASIDKGQENEVVFAEQIASLLKIMVEKLESPSDLGSVSSVHLGVLTLSFAKFLDGASDGITTLRVKVKICHLCEAITKRKEHLNLRDDVRIRNQLLEYIFGWIARPHTLKQEQVGNIGPRQDDLRRMQKDLDKACLRTLADLTFRLPLQPADSQSDAGMSELKSQMFHTYFNRFLSLLNYETQEMSRQELSLLGSNRDEGISNADFVITILSNLLSANIDVGLKHSLNIGYHENVDIRAAFVRVLCNILTQGTEFSSLTDAAVSDKYVELLNLLTTDLTLSVSMSAICPASEVDELTICLLTVFEQRGLTFDLFEALIRQEIEQTENETEILRRTCVATKMLSVYAKWKGASYLRTTLQKVLERLMLTSKDLDLELDPARISTPEELQKNAAQLQIVAKVFMDDICASTPNIPNSFRRICNIIYNAVLPRFPEAKYTAVGAFVFLRFFCPAIVAPEAEGLVSVAPTKEMRRGLLLIAKIIQNLANNVLFGTKEPYMFPLNPFLVQNIHSVTGFLHDISVPTKQADTAPAADIFDFGSCVSLHRFLYDHWDHLRQILVSKERKELLRMPADLVRATPPVLEPLRGLITNLGPPPLAISWNRPQISCNTPPLYSRFQNFMLRNAFRSAESFLTSRAVYDGGESKDGLSIVCVILRHIENESIDYDTLLYCYLKIASRLWHEPFGLFIDATCYNGRSEPSDEFFSKLDLLTPSELSRNFARIYVYNMNSAFKRCFRRLLRNSTRDETSVFHPNNVEYHLIGSLQDLQAHFHLSQLHLPKETISVVTETRFMFQSITRLSKSKGKVDVVIKVGSQFVQITTIKKQEVLSGLRLSSVINDIFRLSDIEEASTPHTDDDSSFGLRADGGKIVMFFTSSKRADVLQTIRGAKSKQGKDSRMVKPVERLVRPQDVPGTMLNLALTNLSSPYHVLRLASYNLLGALCRSFDFGVAGRLVCNRDLAIPLEPTRFIVNISRELAQAEPQLTSDFLTEFFVSWDSIPEEQKPLSLEYVAPWLPGLRTAVLVAEADGDKGRDKVAALLRKLIDVAVLDQGLTYCLEQYIWPSIAQDELLLEIFIDELIKAALTYGNRADTLEILSSVMIGLGTVTLRGRIISRLRKALNRSSLRPTRLLQDNSVWEEICILLQFCLALSFDSRVQSQMYLPEIFHVITMLSNTGAHDVRLLVYKLLINSIHSICASFSLDDAKLSRLRSILDVFCDNRGDIFTSPTSLTRDGASVSTSLDSSPALATTENLTSILFEVCFIAAPSVDVANFWRARWMSLVASTAFQNNPAVQPKAFAVMGYLAREEVDDDLLYQVLVALRNSVSQFGEDGSSEMLVSIISSLSKMMAKLPSTSRYGLQLFWLAMSLVRLVPTTLFNCAAQFLEAILTNIGTIGNIRGDRMVPLLLQCRSQLDDAALPLDDAYGIHFEEYTFHFAVCACLVRGLTDNLTRSAAIHVLSSFLEMTSWSDDSIPSSPNRAIHGSPYLALLLARGMQEDDFIDCLWWSDLNPESIADILASRGVQDIDSMKDTHLLLISAIELVDFHYLEDAAQARSLHWLNYLAEARPTVFTSLCGAVPTILDDVLLHSQESGTLEAAHVLLRTLSSEQKYSQAMGSMHPLTNKLNELGFGGLWRLQKHNMFEDVKGECFELTEKLIELIVI; translated from the exons ATGAATAGTGACGCCGTGCTGGTCGGTTGCCTAGTAGATCGAATTGCATCACGG TTACCACATCACACGGGCTCAACTGGCAAGACATTTTACGAAGATGATATCCTAAAAATTACCAAGGCTACACTGGTGGACTTGAGTAGGACCGCCATTGGTATCGTCATTGAATCTCTTCTGGGACTTCTTGAGGACCTGGCTCGACCATTTCCTGCCGTAGCTAGTCACCCCTCGCACATACTGCAATCGGAGCTATATATCCTATCTCTTGTTGCAGACAGCTGCACCGCAAACTGGAATTGGACAACCGGAAAGGATTTGGCTGTACCAGACACTTGTCCTTCGCGCTTAGAACCTGGTCTTGTCAACAGAGTATTCGATGTATTGAAACACCTCCTTGAACCGATCCCAGACGATTATATATTGCCTGCACAGACACTCCTTGATCAAGTCCCCGATCGCAACTTCTGTGTGCCTCGCCCTGATGGCATGCCTACTCAGAGCTCCAACAAACAGCTGGTTGAAGCTGAGTGCCTCCTTGACTGCCTGGTAGAGTTTGATGCTCATATTAAAGTTGTCATTGAGTATGTAACGGCTTCAAACTGGTCTGCGGCATTCGACTATGTAAGGAACACTATATATAGCATCCGAACGACTACCTTCCCAGATGGTAGTTTGGCAAATCAGACTCATACTCAAGACGTCGATGCCTCGGCTCTTGTGACCCTGAGGCTCCTATCATTCTTTTGGATTGACAGCACGAAGCTGGGGTATATCATTCAGGAAATATGCTCCAGCTACCTACACTTTCGCAAATCATGCCAGTGCACAGTTGCAGTCGTTCTTCCGCTTCTAGTCTCCCGGTGGATTGATAGAAGCCCGCATGATTTTGTACGACTGCATTCCCACCACAAAAGATTGGACGGTGGCGGCGACACATTATTCGACATGACACAAACAGGAATAGATAATGGACGTCGGCGAGCAGTCTTGTATCCGTTACAGATTACTCTATTACTGCTGCTTCCTGATGTCTTCGAGGTTGCAAGTAACTTGAGGGAGGCCAAAAGCAATAGCCTCATTAAGAAAGTGTCCTTCTTAGATAATCTGAGAAAAGGTCTCCGAAATGGGAATGAAAGAGCAGCGTATTGCCTAGTAAGCCTTCTCCGGGTAGccagacattttgaagcCGAGAGCGATTCCGCGTTAGTCAGTTACGCTATGGACGTCCAAGATGAAGTTCGAGACTCCGTTTTCAGCCTTTCGCAGTCGAGCATTGCCACACCACAATTTGAGCAAGATATGGTCACTGGTGCCTTCGTGAGCCTCGCCCACCTCGGGCTGGATGGTAGCGTGGAAACGCTGACCAAAATTTGCATCTCTTCGCTTGCACCGGACTCATTTAAGATTGCAGTTATCCAGGCGTGCTCGTACTTTGCAAGGCAAACCCAGACTGGGAAGTATTCCGAGCTTCATGCAAATGTCCTCCGCCTCATCCAATCTGAATTCGAG TCTGAATGCTTGAACTTCCCGAGACCGAGAAATGAAACGCCAAAGTCGGGTAACCGTAAGATCTTGGAGATTCTCCGGTATCTTGAAGTCTCCCCCGGACCTCTCATTCGGGAGGTATCTGGCGAGGCTGGAGACATGGTGTTTCTCAAGCCGTTCATGTTTTGTGTCCTTTCTCGAGATCAGTCCATTCGACATTTAGCCACAGAGGTCGCCAATAGACTTTTCGCTAGAAATACAGGTTCTCTGGGCGGCTTGCAACCTGAAATCCGTGAAGGAAGCGAACAACTCGGGGAAACGCTATGGAGGCGAAG TTCGTCCATCCTACTCGAGCTAtgcgaagaagttgaagaagataCCAATCTGGCAACAGTAACACAACTTCGAGAGTTTTTGATGGCAAGATCTGCCCTTCTAAAAGGCATGCCA GTTTTATCCAATGTCCCCATGGATGTTCCAAATATTCATCTGGCCTCATCGAAAGTGGAAACGGCCTTGCTATTGTCGATATGTTCCCCAAATATTGCCGTTTGCCAAGCAGCTACCCTCTGCATTAGCCTCTTGGTCGAGGAATGTTCGCAGGTCGGCGAATACAGTGATTCCGCGAACTCAATCTCGTCGACACATCGAAACCAGTTTGCCTACCAAGAGCTATCCTCACCAGCCTTTCATTTTACCGGCCTCGTTGCCTTTCAGAAAAGGATGAGGGGGTTTCTTAGGCAATTTCGGCTACCAACACGGGGTATTGTGGACGCATGGGAAATTGCCTTTAACCGATGGATTCACTTGTCAAAAGAAGTCTCTCTGGCTACCGCAGACGGTATCGACGATAAAATTCTGTCTGAATGGCGTAACCTCTCAGGATTTTTGGCTTCGCTGGGAGGTGTATGCACATACGGCTACGCCAGTAAACTAGACGAGGCCATTGGAGACTTGAAGTGGATCGATCGGGTGTTCTCTGAGAACCATGAAGAGGCTCTTTTGACGAGGTTTCTTAAGCTCAGTATACAGCTTTTAGGTtgcaacaacatcaaggtTCGCGAGGCCATGCGAGAAGTCCTATCCACGGAAGTCTCTTCAGTTCTTTACCCATCGCTCTTTAAGGCCCTAGAATCAGAACTAGAGGTTTTACTTGCTGGCGTTCTCGCTTCCATCGACAAAGGTCAGGAGAACGAGGTCGTGTTTGCTGAGCAGATTGCTTCGTTACTCAAGATTATGGTTGAGAAGCTCGAAAGCCCATCTGATCTTGGGTCTGTTTCATCAGTCCATCTTGGGGTTCTCACATTAAGCTTTGCAAAATTCTTGGACGGCGCATCGGATGGCATAACAACCCTGCGCGTGAAAGTCAAGATTTGCCATTTGTGCGAAGCGATTACAAAACGCAAAGAGCACCTAAACTTACGGGATGATGTCCGTATTAGAAACCAGTTGCTAGAGTACATATTCGGCTGGATAGCCCGCCCACATACTCTGAAACAGGAACAAGTAGGGAACATTGGCCCCAGGCAAGACGACCTTCGACGTATGCAAAAAGATCTCGACAAAGCTTGCCTCAGAACCCTTGCCGACCTCACATTTCGCCTTCCACTACAACCAGCCGATAGCCAATCAGACGCGGGGATGAGTGAGCTAAAGTCCCAAATGTTTCATACATATTTTAATCGTTTCTTGTCACTCCTTAATTATGAAACACAAGAAATGAGCAGACAGGAGCTATCATTGCTTGGCTCCAATCGTGATGAAGGCATTTCGAATGCAGATTTTGTCATCACTATCCTGTCTAATTTGCTCAGCGCAAACATAGATGTCGGTTTGAAGCATTCTTTGAACATCGGTTACCATGAGAATGTTGATATACGAGCAGCATTCGTCCGGGTTCTCTGTAACATTCTCACACAGGGGACGGAATTTAGCTCCTTGACTGATGCAGCAGTCAGTGATAAATATGTTGAACTGTTAAAT TTATTAACGACTGATCTCACTCTTTCCGTATCAATGAGTGCCATTTGCCCTGCCTCGGAAGTGGACGAGCTTACGATCTGCTTGCTCACCGTCTTTGAACAACGTGGGCTTACTTTCGACTTATTCGAGGCTTTAATTCGCCAGGAAATAGAGCAAACAG AGAATGAGACCGAGATTTTGCGCAGAACATGCGTCGCCACAAAGATGCTCTCCGTCTATGCGAAGTGGAAAGGAGCGTCGTATCTGAGAACTACCTTACAAAAGGTATTAGAGAGGCTCATGTTAACATCAAAAGACCTAGACCTGGAATTGGACCCAGCCAGAATTAGCACGCCCGAAGAGCTGCAAAAGAATGCAGCGCAGCTTCAGATTGTGGCCAAAGTTTTCATGGACGACATATGTGCGTCAACCCCGAATATCCCAAATTCCTTCCGGAGAATTTGCAACATC ATCTACAACGCTGTGCTTCCCCGATTTCCAGAAGCAAAGTATACTGCCGTGGGCGCATTTGTGTTCCTCCGCTTTTTCTGTCCTGCGATTGTGGCACCCGAAGCAGAAGGCCTCGTCTCAGTAGCGCCGACAAAGGAAATGCGACGGGGGCTGTTACTTATTGCAAAGATCATCCAGAACCTTGCCAACAATGTGCTCTTTGGAACTAAAGAGCCATACATGTTTCCTCTGAATCCATTCCTTGTCCAAAATATCCATTCAGTAACGGGATTCTTGCATGATATTTCT GTGCCAACGAAGCAGGCTGATACAGCTCCTGCTGCAGACATTTTTGACTTCGGCTCATGCGTGTCCCTGCATCGATTCTTGTATGACCACTGGGATCATTTGCGTCAGATACTTGTttcaaaagaaagaaaagaactTCTAAGAATGCCAGCAGACTTAGTACGGGCGACACCACCCGTGCTTGAGCCCCTCCGAGGTCTCATCACCAATCTCGGCCCGCCACCGCTTGCCATCTCCTGGAATCGACCACAAATATCCTGCAATACACCGCCACTTTACTCCAGGTTCCAAAACTTCATGCTACGGAATGCCTTTAGAAGCGCGGAATCTTTTCTGACTTCTCGGGCTGTGTACGATGGGGGTGAGAGCAAG GATGGGCTTTCTATTGTGTGCGTCATTCTGCGGCATATCGAAAACGAGAGCATCGACTATGACACTCTGCTCTACTGCTATCTGAAG atCGCGAGCCGTCTTTGGCACGAGCCATTTGGTCTGTTTATCGACGCTACTTGTTACAATGGCCGTAGCGAGCCTTCGGACGAATTCTTTTCGAAACTGGATCTTTTAACGCCCTCTGAGCTATCTAGGAACTTCGCTCGGATATATGTGTATAACATGAATAGCGCCTTCAA GAGGTGTTTTCGACGGCTTCTTCGAAACTCTACTCGCGATGAAACAAGCGTATTTCATCCCAACAACGTAGAGTATCACTTGATCGGAAGTCTGCAGGATCTCCAGGCCCACTTTCACCTCAGTCAACTTCATCTACCCAAAGAAACCATTAGCGTGGTCACAGAGACTCGTTTCATGTTTCAATCTATCACAAGATTATCAAAATCCAAGGGGAAAGTCGATGTTGTGATCAAAGTTGGTAGTCAATTCGTTCAAATAACTACCATAAAGAAACAAGAAGTCCTATCTGGTCTTCGCCTTAGCAGCGTCATCAACGACATTTTCCGGTTGAGTGATATAGAAGAAGCATCTACTCCGCATACCGATGATGATTCCAGCTTCGGCTTGAGGGCCGACGGAGGCAAGATTGTCATGTTTTTTACCAGTTCCaagagagcagacgttcttCAGACCATTCGCGGGGCCAAGtcaaagcaaggcaaagatAGCAGAATGGTAAAACCCGTTGAGAGGCTCGTCCGGCCCCAGGATGTCCCTGGAACTATGCTAAATCTGGCACTTACCAATTTATCGAGTCCGTATCATGTTCTCCGGTTAGCCTCTTACAACCTTCTTGGGGCATTGTGCCGATCCTTTGACTTTGGTGTCGCTGGGAGACTGGTCTGTAACAGAG ATTTGGCCATACCTCTGGAGCCAACCCGGTTCATTGTGAACATAAGTCGTGAACTGGCTCAAGCTGAGCCACAGCTTACATCGGATTTCCTAACTGAATTTTTCGTTAGTTGGGACAGTATTCCAGAGGAGCAAAAGCCACTCAGTCTGGAATATGTGGCACCTTGGCTCCCCGGTCTTCGCACAGCAGTTCTGGTAGCAGAGGCCGACGGGGACAAAGGGCGAGACAAGGTTGCAGCTCTTCTGAGAAAGCTGATAGATGTGGCAGTATTAGACCAGGGCCTGACATACTGCCTAGAGCAGTATATTTGGCCATCCATTGCACAAGATGAGCTGCTACTCGAGATATTTATCGACGAACTTATCAAGGCGGCGCTAACGTACGGAAACCGGGCAGACACACTGGAAATTCTTTCCTCTGTCATGATTGGGCTTGGAACCGTTACTTTACGAGGCAGAATCATTTCTCGTCTCCGGAAGGCGCTCAATCGATCATCGCTACGCCCGACTCGATTACTTCAAGACAACTCTGTCTGGGAGGAAATCTGCATCCTGCTTCAGTTCTGTTTGGCCTTATCTTTTGACAGCCGAGTCCAGTCCCAAATGTACCTTCCAGAAATTTTCCACGTCATAACAATGTTATCAAACACAGGGGCGCATGACGTACGGCTACTTGTTTACAAGCTGCTGATTAACTCAATTCATTCCATATGCGCTTCATTCAGCCTAGATGACGCAAAATTGAGCCGCTTACGGTCAATTCTGGATGTATTTTGTGATAATCGGGGCGATATTTTTACATCTCCAACCTCTTTGACGAGGGACGGGGCATCTGTATCGACCTCCCTTGACTCCAGTCCAGCTCTGGCTACGACAGAGAATTTGACATCTATATTATTCGAGGTTTGCTTCATAGCGGCTCCATCCGTGGATGTTGCAAATTTTTGGCGCGCTCGCTGGATGAGCCTTGTCGCGAGCACTGCCTTTCAAAACAATCCTGCTGTCCAACCAAAGGCTTTCGCAGTCATGGGCTACCTGGCAAGAGAGGAGGTAGATGATGACCTGCTTTACCAAGTTCTGGTAGCCCTTCGGAATAGCGTCAGTCAATTTGGTGAGGATGGAAGTAGTGAAATGCTGGTttcaatcatctcatcacTGTCTAAAATGATGGCTAAATTACCGTCTACTTCGAGGTATGGACTCCAGTTGTTCTGGCTGGCCATGTCGCTGGTCCGGCTTGTACCAACAACCCTTTTCAACTGTGCAGCACAGTTTTTGGAGGCCATATTGACAAATATTGGCACAATCGGCAACATCAGAGGAGATAGGATGGTCCCTCTTCTGCTCCAGTGTCGAAGCCAGCTTGATGACGCCGCTCTGCCGCTGGACGACGCATATGGTATTCATTTCGAAGAATACACCTTCCACTTTGCCGTTTGTGCATGCCTAGTTCGAGGGCTCACAGACAATCTGACCAGGTCCGCGGCAATTCATGTTCTATCGTCATTTTTAGAAATGACATCCTGGTCTGATGACTCCATCCCAAGCAGTCCAAATCGCGCCATTCATGGGTCTCCTTACCTGGCATTGCTGTTAGCCCGTGGAATGCAGGAGGATGATTTCATCGACTGCCTCTGGTGGTCTGATCTCAATCCAGAGAGCATCGCTGACATTCTTGCCAGTCGCGGTGTGCAGGACATTGACAGCATGAAGGATACACACCTCCTTCTAATCTCAGCGATAGAGCTTGTGGATTTCCACTACCTAGAAGATGCGGCCCAAGCACGCAGCCTTCACTGGCTGAACTACTTGGCTGAAGCCAGACCTACCGTGTTTACGAGTCT ATGTGGTGCCGTGCCAACCATCTTAGACGATGTGTTACTGCATAGCCAAGAATCAGGAACACTAGAAGCCGCGCACGTGTTACTCCGGACCCTCTCATCTGAGCAAAAATACTCTCAAGCAATGGGCTCCATGCATCCGCTGACCAACAAGCTAAATGAGTTGGGCTTTGGGGGACTGTGGAGGCTGCAAAAGCACAATATGTTTGAGGATGTCAAGGGAGAGTGTTTCGAGCTTACAGAAAAGTTGATTGAG CTCATTGTTATATGA
- a CDS encoding exocyst complex protein exo70 (similar to Coccidioides immitis RS XP_001245968.1), producing MAVGLSNTAHHAVDEEARAEVDVLNSRLEKTTQLTKKIQASLGRLEVSGQSVRDVAGPLSGETRRLQLLGKNVDSVLAAIDRLHQPADNKDNEEQIIRAGPDKAGLSSYLSSLKRLNKSHAEMQASNLRANQHTMVDLNRLIKSGNAQLENYFDKLLRGETPRSIEPLHYITKDKPFPVLPQDKIARLGLVYAYLAGGQKSPGHDSPASKIFAEVRGPYLASSLANLAAASVNTAKKKNPGAIYRAGTNGISTYAQAMEAIFLSEYDNICSIFKREDWGPVFQATCQAALSELARTVRELNTHIKGHLATDCYLAYEITEILSSLLGNLEMRTGELKGPLAAALKPVRETAKASLSDLLEDTRRKAGGLQTLPSDGASIPLVTETMQRLQAMVEFLRPISSIMISLGDGGWKSSPGSAGRSTDAVPSLASFDIGADGRDIFAHYCLDTIDTLMSVLDQKAKALLRSKSVAGVFLANSVVIIERMIRDSDLASLLQSRLEVLDQWRKKATAAYTDVCRDLSVYLFDTIHTNRAQRPTSGQAADSASVVKGLSSKDKDKIKEKFTQFNAAFDDMVVKHKSYSMEPEVRSIFGKDIRQKLQPLYDRFWDRYHEIDKGKGKYVKYDKSSIAAVFLGLTS from the exons ATGGCGGTGGGCCTTTCAAATACGGCCCATCACGCAGTTGACGAGGAGGCGCGAGCCGAGGTGGATGTGCTGAACTCTCGACTCGAAAAGACAACGCAGCTCACCAAGAAGATCCAGGCGAGCCTCGGACGGCTAGAGGTCTCTGGGCAGAGTGTGCGCGATGTGGCTGGGCCACTGAGTGGCGAGACCCGACGTCTTCAGTTGCTTGGAAAGA ATGTTGACTCCGTCCTCGCCGCCATTGACCGACTGCACCAACCCGCCGATAATAAAGATAACGAGGAGCAAATTATCCGCGCCGGACCGGACAAGGCCGGGTTATCCAGCTACCTCTCCTCGCTGAAGAGGCTCAACAAGTCCCACGCAGAGATGCAGGCGTCGAACCTGCGAGCAAACCAGCACACAATGGTTGATCTTAACCGGCTCATAAAGTCAGGTAATGCGCAACTTGAGAATTACTTTGACAAACTTTTACGAGGGGAAACGCCTAGGTCCATCGAACCCCTCCATTACATTACAAAGGATAAGCCATTCCCGGTCCTACCGCAGGATAAGATAGCTCGCTTGGGTCTTGTCTATGCCTACCTGGCTGGTGGTCAGAAGTCTCCTGGACACGATTCGCCAGCGTCAAAAATATTTGCCGAAGTTCGTGGCCCGTATCTAGCATCGTCTCTCGCCAATCTGGCAGCAGCTAGTGTAAACACGGCTAAGAAAAAGAATCCCGGTGCCATCTATAGAGCGGGAACCAATGGAATTAGCACATATGCTCAAGCCATGGAGGCCATTTTCCTATCAGAATATGACAACATCTGTAGTATATTCAAGCGTGAAGACTGGGGCCCAGTATTTCAAGCGACTTGCCAGGCAGCATTATCGGAACTTGCGCGAACAGTCAGGGAACTGAATACTCATATAAAAGGTCACCTGGCAACAGACTGCTATTTGGCGTATGAAATCACCGAAATCCTCTCCAGTCTCTTAGGAAACCTGGAAATGAGGACAGGGGAACTCAAGGGTCCTCTGGCTGCTGCGTTGAAACCGGTGCGGGAAACGGCGAAGGCATCGCTTTCAGACTTGTTGGAAGATACCCGGAGAAAAGCGGGAGGGCTACAGACACTACCTTCGGACGGTGCCTCTATACCGCTTGTGACAGAAACAATGCAGCGACTACAGGCCATGGTGGAGTTCCTTCGCCCAATCTCCAGTATCATGATATCTCTTGGTGATGGAGGGTGGAAGTCGAGCCCAGGGTCTGCCGGCCGCTCCACTGATGCCGTTCCAAGCCTCGCCTCCTTTGATATCGGTGCTGATGGGAGGGATATATTTGCACATTACTGTCTGGATACAATCGATACCCTCATGTCCGTGTTAGATCAAAAGGCAAAAGCATTACTTCGAAGCAAATCTGTCGCAGGAGTGTTTCTCGCCAACAGCGTTGTAATCATTGAGAGAATGATACGGGACTCGGATCTTGCATCTCTATTGCAGTCGCGGCTCGAAGTCCTAGACCAATGGCGCAAAAAGGCAACCGCAGCATACACCGATGTCTGCAGAGATCTGTCTGTGTATCTTTTCGATACAATTCATACTAATCGCGCACAGCGACCAACATCTGGCCAGGCGGCAGATTCTGCGTCTGTTGTCAAGGGACTCAGCAGCAAAGATAAAGACAAGATTAAAGAGAAATTTACTCAGTTCAATGCCGCGTTCGACGACATGGTAGTCAAGCATAAATCTTACAGTATGGAACCCGAGGTACGGTCCATATTTGGCAAAGATATTCGCCAGAAGTTGCAACCGCTGTATGATCGGTTTTGGGACCGATACCATGAAATCGAcaaggggaaggggaagtATGTGAAATACGATAAGTCGTCCATTGCGGCTGTTTTTCTCGGTCTAACCTCCTGA